A portion of the Podospora pseudoanserina strain CBS 124.78 chromosome 2, whole genome shotgun sequence genome contains these proteins:
- a CDS encoding hypothetical protein (EggNog:ENOG503NXGU; COG:L): MDEYSGGTPEADHLCVLVHGLWGNPNHMKNVAKALRDQFPPNKLRILVAKRNSGSFTYDGIELGGERVCLEIEEELALIKSKGGTIKKISIAGYSLGGLVARYAIGLLHARGVLDDLECKNFTAFASPFLGVRAPLRGWSDRIWNSLGARTLCMSGRQLFGIDEFRDTGKPLVAVLADPKSIFMAGLARFQRRTLYTNIVNDRSAVHYTTGITKTDPYVDMSKIKTNPLPGYDGVILDPKNPVSPAAPRDPEPLMQSVEKWAKRVPIIATIVVFVPVALLAFFTNAAIQTVRSSQRVKLHESGMAGIKIEGYRVNLWIKEMREAVEDTYENINNSQTQQYLGLSEDDDDNSSEDRHLLSLERKQSHPHFPTLALAPYQFSAIQALDKLGWRKYPVWIHNARHSHAAIIVRMDKKGFEEGWVVLRHWARDEFLA; encoded by the exons ATGGACGAGTACTCGGGCGGAACACCGGAAGCTGACCATCTCTGCGTCTTGGTCCACGGG CTATGGGGGAACCCGAACCACATGAAAAACGTCGCCAAAGCCCTTCGCGATCAATTTCCCCCAAATAAGCTGCGTATCCTCGTCGCAAAGCGCAACAGCGGCTCCTTTACCTACGATGGGATCGAACTCGGTGGCGAGCGCGTGTGTttggagattgaggaggagctggcgttGATCAAGAGCAAGGGTGGAACTATCAAGAAGATAAGCATCGCTGGCTACTCATTAGGTGGACTTGTCGCAAGATATGCCATCGGGCTGCTTCATGCGCGGGGTGTTCTGGATGACCTCGAGTGCAAG AATTTCACAGCTTTCGCGAGCCCTTTCCTGGGAGTACGAGCCCCTTTGAGAGGTTGGTCAGACAGGATATGGAACAGCCTGGGCGCACGAACACTCTGCATGTCTGGGAGGCAACTCTTTGGCATTGACGAATTCCGTGACACGGGCAAGCctcttgttgctgttctcGCAGATCCAAAGTCGATCTTCATGGCCGGTCTGGCCCGATTTCAACGACGCACGCTCTACACCAACATTGTAAATGACAGAAGCGCCGTTCATTACACGACGGGGATCACGAAAACGGATCCATATGTGGACATGTCAAAAATCAAGACCAACCCTTTACCAGGCTACGACGGTGTCATTCTCGATCCAAAGAACCCAGTGTCCCCCGCCGCGCCCAGAGACCCAGAACCGCTGATGCAATCAGTCGAGAAGTGGGCAAAGCGAGTCCCAATCATCGCGACAATAGTCGTCTTCGTCCCCGTTGCGCTCCtagccttcttcaccaacgcCGCCATCCAAACAGTCCGCTCGTCTCAGCGTGTAAAACTCCACGAGAGTGGAATGGCTGGTATCAAAATAGAAGGCTACAGAGTCAACCTCTGGATCAAGGAAATGCGCGAAGCTGTCGAGGACACCTACGAGAACATCAATAACTCGCAAACTCAACAATACTTGGGATTGtcggaggatgacgatgacaacAGCTCGGAAGATAGGCACCTGCTTTCGCTGGAGAGGAAACAGTCGCACCCGCATTTCCCTACGTTGGCGCTGGCACCGTATCAGTTTTCTGCTATTCAGGCGTTGGATAAGCTTGGGTGGAGAAAGTATCCGGTTTGGATACACAATGCGAGGCATAGTCATGCGGCGATCATTGTGAGGATGGATAAGaaggggtttgaggaggggtgggttgttTTGCGGCATTGGGCGAGGGATGAATTTTTGGCTTGA
- a CDS encoding hypothetical protein (COG:C; EggNog:ENOG503NZDE), with product MTAEEILNDNTKPPSPFPLEKPPTHHHSNHHAAKPTPQIIAHRGYKALYPENSMLAIQEAIKAGAHAIETDVHESKDGVVVLSHDPTLNRCFSLPPKISTCTWPYLSTLRTTTPPHVPLARLSDLLNYLSTPDLSHIWVLLDIKTDDDPNLTLVPSIATTIASNPPPEGASWTWQERIVLGGWNENYLRALGEELPGFRRAYIGFSLLYAKRFLDDEKWAGVQFNLLQQAVVGPFGRGFVQRVKRARTERRLWVWTVNDERWMRWAWRKGVDGVVTDEVGLLKRVLDGDEDRGRGRGDGGDVYQGGDDTGFDVGFGGGYMGKVEEGGEGNWRGGEEGAGEGEELI from the exons ATGACAGCAGAAGAGATCCtcaacgacaacaccaaacccccatcccccttcccccttgagaaacccccaacccaccaccattccaaccaccacgccgcgaaaccaaccccccaaatcaTCGCCCACCGCGGCTACAAAGCCCTCTACCCAGAAAACTCCATGCTTGCCATCCAAGAAGCCATAAAAGCAGGCGCCCACGCCATCGAGACAGACGTTCACGAATCAAAAGATGGAGTCGTAGTTCTATCCCAC GACCCAACCCTAAACCGctgcttctccctcccccccaaaatctcCACCTGCACCTGGCCctacctctccaccctccgtaccaccaccccccctcacgTCCCCTTGGCTCGCCTCTCCGATTTGTTAAACTACCTCTCAACCCCCGATCTGTCCCACATTTGGGTATTGCTAGACATCAAAACAGACGACGACCCCAACCTCACACTTGTGCCCTCCATCGCAACCACTATCGCCTCGAACCCACCGCCAGAAGGAGCCTCCTGGACGTGGCAGGAGAGGATTGTGCTTGGGGGGTGGAATGAGAATTACTTGAgggcgttgggggaggagctcCCTGGTTTCAGGAGGGCGTATATTGGCTTCTCGCTGCTGTACGCAAAGAGGTTTTTGGATGACGAGAAATGGGCGGGGGTGCAGTTTAATCTGTTGCAGCAGGCGGTTGTGGGGCCgtttgggaggggatttGTGCAGAGGGTGAAAAGGGCGAGgacggagaggaggttgtgggtCTGGACGGTGAACGATGAACGGTGGATGCGGTGGgcgtggaggaagggggtggatggggttgtgacggatgaggttgggttgttgaagagggtgctggatggggatgaggacagggggaggggaaggggtgacGGTGGGGATGTATATCAAGGCGGCGATGATACAGGCTTTGAcgttggttttggtggtggttatatggggaaggttgaggaaggtggggagggtaattggaggggaggtgaagagggagcaGGCGAAGGGGAAGAATTGATTTGA
- the NTH1_1 gene encoding alpha,alpha-trehalase nth1 (COG:L; EggNog:ENOG503NXI5; BUSCO:EOG09263R4M), translated as MRTSRVARETARLFETAASTSTPLRRSSRTSTLAARFSYNTNASPGTAMTKVEESDVEVDDDVKLSFGSDIEDAITTTRAAKRQRTATTAVTTQTINSSPHRRTTRVRAERTAVKSEAGSDSDFLSSLSDNEDIKTAIKEESKPVVPRGRAQKPARQVTSPSGTTTITPPSDWEDVYNLVKEMRINGPAANAAVDTMGCERLADPSSTVKDRRFHTLVALMLSSQTKDTVNAEAMKRLHTELPPFEPGAPAGLNLNNMLHCPPAVLNELIGKVGFHNNKTKYLLQTAQILKDKFNGDIPPTIEGLVSLPGVGPKMAHLCMSAENGWNRVEGIGVDVHVHRITNYWGWNGPKETKTPEETRMALQSWLPKDKWKEINWLLVGLGQSVCLPVGRRCGDCEVGLKGLCKAADRKKVNEGKKRREGVKKEEELVEKIEIKGDNEGGTATKREQQRVVKMEVVDEGMPPPPSDTQPEPTPQPDPESNVAIPSVEQDVKPIIKDEEDVEMARSVPVKTDGDDLDEDMVKKEEEDAVRIDQSSHQPEDVEMSDSPEVKVGIKPESRRRRRIPAAIPSRGQSEDPPLEEFDAEVKAEPRARGQGRSQD; from the exons ATGAGGACGTCGCGCGTGGCTAGGGAGACCGCACGGCTCTTTGAGACTGCGGCCTCGACTTCAACACCGCTCCGGCGTTCATCCAGAACCTCGACTTTGGCCGCGCGATTCTCTTACAATACCAACGCCAGCCCCGGCACAGCTATGACAAAGGTCGAAGAAAGCGACGTCGAAGTCGACGATGACGTCAAACTATCCTTTGGTTCAGATATTGAAGATGCGATCACGACAACCAGAGCGGCCAAGCGCCAACGCACCGCGACCACAGCAGTCACCACACAAACCATAAACTCTTCGCCTCACCGGCGAACCACCAGAGTAAGGGCAGAGCGCACGGCTGTCAAATCTGAAGCCGGCTCCGATTCCGActttctctcttccctctccgACAACGAGGACATCAAGACCGCCATCAAGGAAGAGTCCAAGCCCGTCGTGCCCCGCGGCCGCGCTCAAAAACCAGCCCGCCAAGTCACTTCCCCGTCCGGCACGACCACCATAACCCCACCTTCCGATTGGGAGGATGTTTACAACCTCGTCAAAGAGATGCGCATCAACGGCCCAGCCGCCAATGCCGCGGTTGATACAATGGGCTGTGAGCGCCTTGCCGACCCCTCCTCTACAGTCAAAGACCGCCGCTTTCACACACTTGTTGCGTTGATGCTTTCCTCCCAGACCAAGGATACCGTCAATGCTGAAGCGATGAAGCGTCTTCATACCGAACTCCCGCCGTTCGAGCCTGGTGCACCAGCTGGTTTGAACCTCAATAACATGCTCCACTGCCCCCCTGCCGTTCTGAACGAGCTCATTGGCAAAGTCGGCtttcacaacaacaagacaaagTACCTACTTCAAACGGCGCAGATTTTGAAGGACAAGTTCAACGGGGATATCCCGCCTACgattgaggggttggtgtcaCTGCCAGGTGTAGGGCCCAAGATGGCGCATTTGTGCATGAGTGCCGAGAATGGATGGAACAGAGTGGAGGGCATTGGTGTCGATGTTCACGTCCACCGGATCACTAACTACTGGGGGTGGAATGGACCTAAAGAGACCAAGACACCAGAGGAGACGAGAATGGCGCTGCAGAGCTGGCTGCCCAAGGACAAGTGGAAGGAGATCAactggttgttggttggacTAGGGCAGAGTGTCTGCTTGCCCGTTGGGAGAAGATGTGGAGACTGTGAGGTTGGATTGAAGGGGCTGTGCAAGGCGGCGGATAGGAAGAAGGTGAACgagggaaagaagagaagggagggggtaaagaaggaggaggagttggttgagaAGATTGAGATCAAGGGGGATAATGAGGGTGGAACGGCGACTAAGAGAGAGCAGCAAAGGGTGGTCAAAATGGAGGTTGTGGATGAGGGGATgcccccgccgccgagcGATACCCAACCCGAGCCGACGCCACAACCTGATCCCGAGTCGAACGTTGCCATCCCCTCCGTCGAGCAGGACGTTaagcccatcatcaaggatgaagaggatgttgAGATGGCGCGCAGCGTGCCTGTCAAAACTGACGGCGATGATCTCGATGAGGACATGGtcaagaaagaggaggaggatgccgtcAGAATCGATCAGTCGAGCCATCAACCGGAGGACGTCGAAATGAGCGATAGCCCCGAGGTCAAAGTCGGGATCAAGCCCGAGTCCCGAAGACGCCGTCGTATCCCCGCTGCGATCCCCTCCCGAGGCCAATCTGAAGACCCCCCGTTGGAGGAATTCGATGCCGAAGTCAAGGCCGAG CCACGAGCCCGAGGTCAAGGTCGAAGTCAAGACTGA